In the Melanotaenia boesemani isolate fMelBoe1 unplaced genomic scaffold, fMelBoe1.pri S11xx1, whole genome shotgun sequence genome, TGAGCAGTCCCAGTTCACTTTCTGATTGTTTTGTGCACTGAAGTGATGCAAACATTTACAGGGAGGATGAGAGAAGGGGATAAACCGTTTGTCTCGAGCGTGACGCTGGTTTTGCTTTTGCTTATAAGTGAGGTTTTTACTACAAGCTTTAAACCTTTGAACTACATGGAGTTATGTATGCAAGGAAACATCTGTATCTGCAGGGAGCGTGTATTTACATAACCAGAATGCATGCAgactcactgacacacacagCTCGAAGCTTGACACCCCTACAAactctccatcaggaccattTTTGTGTACCACTTCAGATTTGCTCTGAAGCAGATGTGTAATACAAACTCATCCATCCACTGAGACAACTGTATACAGCAGCAACACACATTTGTGCTCTGTGTGAGTGTTATTATTTTCAAAGCTAAAGACCAAACTTTTTAACATTGCTTCGAACTGAATTTAATGTATTAATGTctgttgtctttattttgttttttctgcgtgtgtttttctttaaaatataaatctttttgTACGTTAGAGTTAGGAtgggatttattatttttaatacatgttttcagttatttttattcgtttttttttatttttctgtatatgATAAGTAGTCTTAAGTAATGTGTAGTTGGGTGATTGACTTGTTAAATGACATGGAAAGTGTactcatgtctttttttaatttttaatgtatatGATTTACTTTGTCTCATGTAGTGGTGATGGGTGAATATGAGCCAAAGATCGAGGTCCAGTTCCCGGACACTCTTCATGTCTCCAAAGGATCATCAGTAAAACTGGAATGCTTTGCTTTAGGAAAGTAAGTGTCGGACAGCTTGGTGCGTTGTGGGCTTGGTGAAGCAGTCCTTGTAGTCAGCCTGACCTTCTGCGTGTTTCCTCTGCAGTCCCGTGCCTTCCATCTCATGGAGAAGAACTGATGGAAATCCTCTCCCTGGCAAAATTAAAATCAACCCTTCCAATGGGGCCCTGGAAATTCCTTATTTTCGCCCAGAGGATGCGGGCGTGTACGAATGCGTTGCTGAAAACAGCCGTGGACGAAACGCTGCCAGAGGACAGCTCATATTCCAAAGTATGAAACTTTTGGAGTTGACTTACCTTCATTCTCTTTTTCAGCTTAGCCACACAGCGTGAGAATATAATCTAAAGGAAGAGTTCTTTTCTCAAGGTTAAACAGCATAATGTGCAGAATCATTTAGCTTATtatcttttgtgtttattacattaaaatcacccgCTGTACACAAGCTCCTTGGAAAGCAGTGCCTTTAGAGGAAAATTTGATTATTAGTGTGTCAAGATGATTCAGCCACCTCCATGCAATCAAAAGCAACTTACTGTTAAACTTTATGATTTGTAATGACTCATTTATGTAAAGGGGAGTGCTGTGATCAGTAATTGTTCTCAGTGGGCGAAGGCAGAGTCATGAGTCAGTCTCTCACCTATTCCTGTCCTCCTCTGTGTGTTGATAAGGAGCTGAAAAAGATTAATATCAACATCATACTTTAGGTTTGATTTGAAGGCAAGACAATTTTATGTTAAACATTTCATTAATAACTTTTAAGTTCTACagtacacagtaaaaaaaaagaaacaaaccaaattttATGAAGATGACTTGTGTTAAATTGTgtaaaacaggattttaagaaGCGTTTTGTTGTGAGTGTTGAGTTTGAAGTGGTCAGACATATCCATTAGAGAATGCACATGTGACATCACCAGGGCTTTATCCACCATCTTGGGGGAACATCCTTTAGGTTTCTCACAAGTAAACTATGTTACAAAATTTCTGAAACATGCTAGAGATCAACGTTGTTACCACAATCAGCTCACAGGAGAAGCAAAAAGTCATTTTTGTGCAAAATCACTAATTACTAAAAACTTAAATTCTTGAGAGCTGAATAACAAAATGATGTTCAGGTTTAGATGTGTTACTGCTTATTTCAGTCCCAGACATCagtgtttactttgtgtttgctgTTGGTTCCCGCACCTGTCATGAATTTAAAAGCTACaaatcattaaatgttcatgctGCCATTTTGCAACCAGATGGGCGAAGACCTGCGAATCTATAATCTGCCGGCTGCAACTACACCATCTTACTGACAATGTTCATGTTACTTAAACAATTATTGTTCTAATAGTTTGTTTGATTCTAAATGAAATATATTATCTGTTTATCTGTGTGTGGAAAGGGCAGATGTGGGAATGCGCAGGATTAAATAATTAAGCTAAAGAAGCagtaaaaaattaaagtaaCCAAAAATATTAGgaagtgtatttattttcaataacaATAAGATATACCTGAAAACTTTACTGGATGGCACATCAATTCTATtctgatgtgatgtgatgttctCATCTGTACATGAGCGTTTCATCCAGATTATGTACTTGTTGCGTATGTAGCCAGTAACTCTTTCTACATTAATTCTCAGATGAGCCCCCTCGGCTGTTTGCTCATCCGTTCATCTAGCTGTTATTATCTGTGTTCTGTGGTTCAAAGTAAATACATGTGGCATCTTAAGGTTTAATGAAGCCTCATTCAGTAGACTGTCAGAtactttttctgcatcttgAAGTGACAGATATTTTTTCAGACAATCCCTTTGCAGAAGTTAAATTCATCCTGTGTGCTGGTGGTGCTTTCTGCAGCTTGAACAGCTGTGTGGCTTCCCCATCAGCTCTTTGGTGCCCAGGACATACCTGTCAAGCTCCCATGAGTCTTAAATGCAGTGAGCTGTGACTGTCACATAAGCATGTGTGGCCAGCAATCTCCATTCGTCTGTGGTTAGAGCAGGTGTCTTATCCTTTAATATCctctaaaacattttactttccAGTGTTGTACAGCTGTACTTAGTATAACACTATAATGGCAAATTTTACATTCAGGCTGCAGTTCAATCATGAGCTCCTGAAACCCCGCTCCTGAAACAATGCCAGTGGGTTGCATGTTAATATTAATGTCACTTTGTAACCTACGAtgacatttttaatgaacatCTGCTGTAACTGTGCTGAACAGCAGAAAGTCAGCTGATGTTGAACTTGACTTGCCAGCATCCTCGGAGCATCAAGGTAGCTTTAAATCAATAGATTTGTTTTGTATTCTATGACATCTGATTTCTTTAGTGTTGACGAATAAGAAAAGTTACCTTACCTTTAAGATGTAAAATCCAAATTCCAAACATCAATTATCAGATTATTTGGTGTTGCGATTGTCTTTTCAGCTTcagattttttctgttttttgaacAACATGGTAAACATACTATTAATATACTGGTTACCATGGTATGCATTAGTTCTGCCGGATCATAAGGTActaatactgctactactactgctactactactactactacagtcatttagaaaacacttttctccaaagtgacttacatctgagagtaagaacaacacaagcaagaaatcaaacaggaggGGATGTCATAATTAAGGgctagtcagactgctgtgagtccagctgCCAAGttgtgctagaggcagtgcttttttaattttattctgttttttccccGTCCCCCTCCCAacaatagtcctttgtttaataacaagattacgatttcatcacacagtgTCATCTTGGGCGTAAGTGCACACAGTTTCTTCAGCACAGAGttgtgccaaagagctggacagaagagttaagctaagtgcggaaatgcttcttaaacagctgagtctttagcttgctcttgaAAGTAGATAAGGACTTTAAAGGTCTGGCTGTCTACCAAGAAGGTTgttggttcgagcctcggctggggggacgGTCTGAACCTGGGGGTctagtggcctttctgtgtggagtttgcgtgttctctccggcttcctcccagcattaggttaggttaggttaggttaattggtcactctaaattctccttagGAGTGAGCGTGAATGGTCTTTTGTccctttctgtgttggccctgcgatggactggtgacctgtccagggtgtacctgcctctcacctgctgaaaatgctgggatagattccagcttacccgcgacccgaaatggactaagcggtaaagataattaatgaataaataaaaaaagatctgtCATTTGTACTTAGTCACTTCACTATTGGCAGAATAATTCATCAGGGCCCTTaatcacaaaacacaaatacactgTGTGTAAAAAAAGTCCCTCAATGAAAGTGTACATTTACTAAAGTTTAAAACGtttaaacttaaacattttgatACTATTTCTTGCAATTCTGTTCTTATTGTACTAAAACCTGTGAGTCCTTATTATTAAGGTGACTCTTGaaatttcattattaaataatttgttgttaatttttaaaatgatctagAACTGTGTCTGGTTGCTTGATGATTACACTGGCCAACCAACAGCCCAGATATCCTTTATCCAATTATTAAGAGGAAAGacaggaaatatatatatatatatatatatatatatatatatatatatatatatatacatatatgtgtgtgtgtgtcaggaacACATCACATGGAAAATAATCATTCATACAAGTAGCTGAATAAGTTCAATAGTAGTACTTCAGTTAGTTGTTTGAGCAGACATTTCAGCATTACATCAATATATATTAATCTATAGCAAAACATTAGACAAGATGTCACAAAATTACTCATAATACCTATGAGAATATAaagtaaatgtaataaaagtgAAACTATCAAAAATAGcaactatataaataaagtactAGCACCCCAGTGTGGTACTTAAGCGCTGTGTTTTATAAAGTACTAAGTTGTGCTTCACCACTGCCTTACTTTGTATAACTGCTCCACACCTTGTACAGCCACTGTCATCTCCGCCCATTACAGTTTGCCCCAGAGGCAGAACTGCCAGCAGAGTAAAACCTCTGCAAATGGTCCAAATGGTGGCAGCACGTCTGGCCTACAATCAGTCAGACAGCTGATGTAACTCTGCACTTTTAACGCTCATCACGTTGTGTCTGTTGCAGCTTGAATTAAGATCAAAACACTTAAGCTTGTCTAGACTAGACAGTGGCACAGCTTTATGAgccttttcttttataattttcTGCTAGTAAACAACTCAAACCATCTATGCTTCTGCCCTGCCTGTCACCACATTGGAATGAGTTTCTGAACTAGATTCAGTAAGCAGAAttgcttaaaaataaataatcaaggCTTAACTATTCTGAAAACtcactctttattttttcaaccTGAATTCTGATTTAATGTCCAAATGTCAAAGCAGTTGCACTTTTTCCCCAGAGGTGcttgtctttttctgtcttttatctaTCCTTAATCCAcctattttttcttatttgaggaaatgcttttatatttgttattattgtatTATCTGTGTTTTTCCCAGATGTGGAACATCTACACTGGGCTCAGACACTGAAAGATGCTCATATGGCAATTGATGCTAACCTGCAATGGGAATGTAAAGCCATTGGTAAGCCCAGGTCTACGTATAGATGGTTGAAGAATGGTCAGCTACTAACAGCAACGGTAAGAAACTTGAAGGACTTGTTGATTTTTATTCAGGGTTGAAACAATCGTTGCATTTTAAATGCCAAACATCTCTCTGTGTGATTTGTCAGGGAAGGGTCCATGTTGAAAATGGCAGACTGACCATATCCAAGATTAGTTTGTCAGACTCAGGGATGTATCAGTGTGTAGCAGAGAATGAACATGGATCCATTTATGCCAGTGCTGAGCTCAAAGTTGTAGGTAAGTTCTAAACTGCAGGTAAAAACCTATGTAAATGTGTTGTCTGCAGAATAAGAGTTCCCCCTACCTGATGTAAATGAATACCTTGAAATAGACTGAATTAGCTCCACACCGAGCCATGgcctttacttttttctttctataattGCCTCAAACAATGAGCCAGATTGGTGGTGAAATCTAATTTCTGTAATTGCTGCTGATGCACTTGACATTTTGGTTGATGCACAGCTGTGGAGTCTCCACAAAGCGAGACAAATGGCCTCAACATGGGTCTCTTCCTCAGCCTCGCCACCTGACTTTAACCAACGACCTGTGAAAAAGTCCACCGTGATCCAGAGAGGGGGGGAGGTGGTGTTAGAGTGTCGCCCCAATGCTTCACCCAGGGCCACAATTTCCTGGTGGAGAGCGGGAGAGCCCCTGAGGGACAGCGAGAGGTAGGACAATGAAAACTGCAGACACTCATGGCACCCAGTTGGTATACCTTTTCTCAATAGGACagtcaatatatatatatatatatatatatatatacgtatgaCAATATTGATCAATCCTTTATGAGTGAAcaccacagagaaaaacaatttACCGTTCAGTAAAAATCTACTTCAGGCTATACATTGTCAAAATCTAAGGTTTGAGGCAAGAACTTTGAGCTACAAGAACCATTTTTGCCATATGTTGACATATGTTGTTTCATTTTATACGTTAACCCTGAGGTCTTTCTTAAAGTCTACGACAGGTGTTCATCAAAATACCACAGGGACACAGTAGAAGAGCATCCTTTTCAATCAAGTCTTTACAGCCCTGTTCATAGGAATTGGTCATAGGGGTGGAACCTCAACTTtactctgcccctctcttcccCAGGTTGCACCTCTTTTGAGTTTTTGAGCACAGTGCTGATGTAAATCTGGAAAGGAATTAAACTCAGTCACCCCTGAAGTTTGTTATGACTGCATAACAGAGGTATAGCGCCACCAGCTGATCGGCATTTATATTCTCAGGTACATGTCCATTGCCTGCGGTTTGGCATTGTCTCATCAGACGTGACGTCTTCAGTTGGAGCAGGTTATTAAAGAGCTGAAATAACAAAATGGCCAGATGGTAGACAGATTGAGGTCATGCTGCAATTCCACCTTCATTTAAAGGCTTGATAACCCAGAGCTTCATCATCAAGCCATTCCTATGTGTTTCCTTTAGAACTGTTAAAGAACTGATGCTTGTGTTCTTCCATTGAGTTGTGATGCAACGTAAAACATTAGTAAATGATTAGGATGAGAGAAAGGCAAGACAACCGATCTTGTTCTCTTTGTACGTTAAGATACATCAGCAGACATCAAATGGAAAGCAAGtcttttgtgtaaaaaaaaccacaacaatTCAGAGCTGCATAAATAACTTTCATAATAAATTTAGTTTTCTCTAAGAGCCTTGCCTCCTTTTTCTTGTCAGGCTGCAACTTCAGTGACTTataacattttaacacagaCAGAGGCTTTGAAAGAAAGAACAACACAGTCTGTAAATGATAGTTATGGAAATTAGtagttttaaaacaagaaacTCAGCATGTCAGTGATGCAGTTTCAAATTTGCTTCATTACTGTTGTGAGATTGCATCAAGTATGAAGTTTAGATGATGTGCTGATTTTTTAGATGTACTGATGGGAGGGAAGTCAGCAGTAAAGCGTgactttatattattatatcatCCCACGCCTAAAGCACGACTTTAGGGgtggaagaggggctggcttattcaaatagcctcctgtgatgatgaaatcccaggagcaaattaaaTCATGTGTTTGCGAGAGTTTCCCCTTGTTGgcggttctgctgtgaacaaagagCCCAGATGGAAAACCTCGACCATCTTCAAATGAAAGACTTTCAGGGTAGTTAACACTTCGGTCCAACACCAATACacgttttaacttgaaaaagtgcCATTTCCgggtgatgactcctttaaagctttttttttttttttttttttctagtgtgtgtgtgtctttggtactttgattgttgtcattttatttttatttttgacaaactcctgatgactgtcagcttagtttacttgtaaaagctgtaggaaattgtcttgtgtttctgtgcaggtgtagcagctggttgtctgctgttaggttggattgaggggttgttgcttctatctactgtatctttgtttcctcttcctgctttctttcctttttagttCTCttctatatatacacacacacatatatatatatatagaccatcattctgtttgctaccaTGCTGGTCAGGactagtttaaaaaacaaaaaacaaaaaacaaacacagttttaaagatgaaaaaggTTGTCAAAGAATCTGACCAGAGCGTTGTTTAATCTGCATATGATTTGATTTGCATGCTGGTTATCGTAGGAGTCAGATAAAGtttaaaatcttttgttttctttcctatCCTGCTTGCTTTTTAAGCCCTGTCTATGATCAGTGTGTGCAGGCATATTCCCAAACACTTCTCTGCAACTCACCAGCTCCTATGAAACCAGTGAATtgattatttatcacatttttcatGGGCAGCTCTTgagaaaagggagaaaaattACCAAGGCATTACAGAGGCAGCACATTTAGACAAGAATAGAAATTCAAAGCCTGGAACAGAATTTGTCTACAAAGCAGATAGTTCTTTACGTTTCTATTTGTTTTGCACCTCATTGCCCCTCAGGTCATGTTCTCAGTTCGCCTCCATCACTCAGCATTTGATATTTTTGTCAATAAATCAGTGCAATGCACCATGTGTCAGACATGCTCCCTGGGCCTCCGCCTGCCCCGATGAATACATATTTATTCTTGGGAGCCATATAAAATTGTttgatcttattttttttagctggcTGTTTGCCGCATTTCTGTTTGATTTATTGAATCCAAAGGTCATAACAGGGGAGCATAATCGGCCTCATTTATGTGTATGATTACATGCTTTCACACTAGTCTATGTTGAACTAGGTGCCAAAGCAACCACTCCAGGCTGTAAAGCAGGATGGGCTCATGGATGTTTATGGATGATTCTATCATTGAAGGCTCTCAGAACTGGCTACCACTGTGTTTCCATTGTAATTTAGATGAGCTTGAGCTTCTAGAGTGATGGTTAAACTCGTCTGAGTTGCCTTCACTTAAACCAAGAGCTCATGACAATGATTATGACAAGCAGCAATGACATTTCAGAGGTTTTTGTCCTTACACTTTTATTTGCTGCATTGTTGAGAGCtgtatctttattttaaaatagatgCCTGTAAACACAGCTCTGGCCTGACAAATGATCCTGCTAATATTCTTcaagtgatttttttctctctggttgAGACATAAATCCACCCcatatttattgttataataCCTCTTTACAGGGGTTATGTGCACAGACTTTTGCTTCTATGGGCTAAAAGTTATGTACACTACGACTCTgttgtttgattattttatttttttattcaacacTGCTCCTACACATATACTTTAAAACATTACCGGTACATACATGTAGTAACCGATTCTTAAAACGCGGCTGATAATATAAATGAAACGTTTTCCATTTAAATAGAGATTAAATAGGAGATGTGTTGAAGCCATCAATTCCAAGAGGAGCTAATATTTTCGATAAAATACTCAACTTTCTtactttttaactcttttttttttttttttac is a window encoding:
- the LOC121636104 gene encoding contactin-4-like produces the protein LQNFSRKPRNKVSVREGQAVVLLCGPPPHHGEIKYSWVFNGQRGFLQQDARRFISQKTGNLYIAKVEPSDAGNYTCAVRNMMTNATVFSSPTPVVVRRDVVMGEYEPKIEVQFPDTLHVSKGSSVKLECFALGNPVPSISWRRTDGNPLPGKIKINPSNGALEIPYFRPEDAGVYECVAENSRGRNAARGQLIFQNVEHLHWAQTLKDAHMAIDANLQWECKAIGKPRSTYRWLKNGQLLTATGRVHVENGRLTISKISLSDSGMYQCVAENEHGSIYASAELKVVASPPDFNQRPVKKSTVIQRGGEVVLECRPNASPRATISWWRAGEPLRDSERQTILEDGTLRITNISKSDEGRYICVARNHFGASSSTGAVVVKESTKIIVPPLSSDATVGQSLVLPCEVSSDSSLSPIFKWFFNGKAIDFSRQEHFEMIGG